A stretch of the Actinotalea sp. JY-7876 genome encodes the following:
- the uidB gene encoding glucuronide transporter: protein MTSTAAAPAASVPSATPAPATGGRLRLSQLVGYASGDAANNLAFSMSSMFLLLYYTDVVGISAAAAGTLFLVVRAWDAFADIFAGRLVDRTMTRWGKFRPFFLFGSLPLLLLSVATFTVPGGLGGTGTLVYAYVTYALLGLAYSLVNIPYGSLASAMTQVPEERAKLASFRMVGTAATMILLAFVVAPQITRSDDLQQSLTLTTLLFVVVGLGLYGLLFRTSRENVVRDVARVSLRQSLGTLRGNRPLLMLCLSALCFLTGMFTLQTVQAYYARDVLGDANLFIVLTVVSTLAMFAVAPVIPRLVRGVGKKAAYVGAGALAVVAATGVALTPPTMSWLAIVFFGLYGIGLAAVNMLMFALEADTVEYGEWRSGVRTEGTTYAVFSFTRKLGQAVGGAAAAYGLGLVGYVAEAEQQTQATTDGIRYIAGFVPAVFIAVGVLIMLAYPLTEKVFRSMVGEVEARRAARAGAATDGSREV from the coding sequence ATGACCAGCACCGCGGCTGCCCCGGCAGCCTCCGTCCCGTCGGCCACGCCGGCACCCGCCACCGGCGGGAGGCTGCGCCTGTCGCAGCTGGTCGGCTACGCCTCGGGCGACGCCGCGAACAACCTCGCGTTCTCCATGTCGTCGATGTTCCTGCTGCTCTACTACACCGACGTCGTGGGCATCTCGGCCGCCGCGGCGGGCACGCTCTTCCTCGTCGTGCGGGCGTGGGACGCGTTCGCCGACATCTTCGCGGGCCGCCTCGTGGACCGGACGATGACGCGGTGGGGCAAGTTCCGTCCGTTCTTCCTCTTCGGCTCGCTGCCCCTGCTGCTCCTGAGCGTGGCGACCTTCACGGTGCCGGGCGGGCTCGGGGGCACCGGCACGCTCGTCTACGCGTACGTCACGTACGCGCTGCTGGGGCTGGCGTACAGCCTCGTCAACATCCCGTACGGCTCGCTCGCGTCGGCGATGACGCAGGTCCCCGAGGAGCGCGCCAAGCTGGCGAGCTTCCGGATGGTGGGCACCGCCGCCACGATGATCTTGCTGGCGTTCGTCGTCGCGCCGCAGATCACCCGCTCGGACGACCTGCAGCAGTCCCTGACGCTCACCACGCTGCTCTTCGTCGTCGTGGGGCTCGGGCTGTACGGCCTGCTCTTCCGGACCTCGCGGGAGAACGTCGTCCGCGACGTGGCGAGGGTGAGCCTGCGCCAGAGCCTGGGCACCCTCAGGGGCAACAGGCCGCTGCTCATGCTGTGCCTGTCGGCGCTGTGCTTCCTCACGGGCATGTTCACGTTGCAGACCGTGCAGGCCTACTACGCCCGTGACGTCCTGGGGGACGCGAACCTGTTCATCGTCCTGACGGTGGTCAGCACGCTGGCGATGTTCGCGGTCGCGCCGGTCATCCCCAGGCTCGTGCGCGGCGTCGGCAAGAAGGCCGCGTACGTCGGTGCGGGCGCCCTGGCCGTCGTGGCCGCGACCGGCGTGGCCCTCACGCCGCCCACCATGTCGTGGCTCGCGATCGTCTTCTTCGGCCTGTACGGCATCGGGCTCGCCGCCGTGAACATGCTGATGTTCGCGCTCGAGGCGGACACCGTCGAGTACGGCGAGTGGCGCAGCGGGGTCCGCACCGAGGGCACCACCTACGCCGTGTTCTCCTTCACCCGCAAGCTCGGCCAGGCCGTGGGCGGGGCGGCCGCCGCGTACGGGCTCGGGCTGGTCGGCTACGTCGCCGAGGCGGAGCAGCAGACGCAGGCCACGACCGACGGCATCCGCTACATCGCGGGCTTCGTCCCCGCCGTGTTCATCGCCGTCGGCGTGCTCATCATGCTGGCCTACCCGCTCACGGAGAAGGTCTTCCGGTCTATGGTCGGCGAGGTCGAGGCCCGGCGCGCCGCACGCGCCGGCGCCGCCACGGACGGATCGCGGGAGGTCTGA
- a CDS encoding ATP-binding protein → MELRLPAHPGHIRHGRQWVRRQAVACGVHDHILRVLELLTSEVVTNAVKYGGGREVRVRVAVEDDVVRVGVRDTNPEPPALLDPGEVELGGRGMHLVRSLAQAWGVVEHAEDGKSVWFALALAPEGAEAGTRAG, encoded by the coding sequence ATGGAGCTCCGTCTGCCCGCCCACCCCGGCCACATCCGGCACGGCCGGCAGTGGGTGCGCCGTCAGGCGGTCGCCTGCGGCGTCCACGACCACATCCTGCGTGTCCTGGAGCTCCTCACGAGCGAGGTCGTGACGAACGCCGTGAAGTACGGCGGGGGCCGAGAGGTGCGCGTGCGCGTCGCCGTCGAGGACGACGTCGTGCGCGTGGGCGTGCGCGACACGAACCCGGAGCCGCCGGCACTGCTCGACCCGGGCGAGGTCGAGCTCGGCGGCCGGGGGATGCACCTCGTGCGGAGCCTCGCCCAGGCCTGGGGCGTCGTCGAGCACGCCGAGGACGGCAAGTCCGTCTGGTTCGCCCTCGCCCTGGCGCCCGAGGGCGCCGAGGCAGGCACCCGCGCCGGGTGA
- a CDS encoding glutamate--cysteine ligase: protein MRTVGVEEEYLLVEPDGSVVGVAGAVLAAHGTALSGPALAGPWLADPALADADAGPVDPPDRSDEPGGDLEAELKQQMIETGTRPCTSLGDLREEIAAGRARAAHAAARVGAGIAALGTAPPKVVPTLSPGDRYLAINREFALTAREQLTCGCHVHVGVEDDEEGVAVLDRIGPWLPVLLALTANSPFWNGEDSGYASFRSQVWNRWPTAGPVAPLGSAAAYHQLVEELIATGTVLDPGMVYFDARLSARYPTVEVRIADVCLQADDATLLAALVRGLVETAARDAASGTPTPTTRVEHLRGASWRAARSGLRGQLVSPTTSRPVPAAAAVAELVDHVREALRDAGDEEAVTELLEGPWRRGTGATRQRAWFAESADHGHVVRRAAALTVR from the coding sequence GTGCGCACCGTCGGGGTCGAGGAGGAGTACCTGCTGGTCGAGCCCGACGGGAGCGTCGTCGGGGTCGCCGGCGCCGTCCTCGCCGCCCACGGGACGGCGCTCTCAGGCCCAGCGCTCGCCGGTCCCTGGCTCGCGGACCCGGCCCTCGCGGACGCGGACGCAGGACCGGTGGACCCGCCGGACCGCAGCGACGAGCCCGGCGGGGACCTGGAGGCCGAGCTCAAGCAGCAGATGATCGAGACGGGCACGCGACCGTGCACCAGCCTGGGCGACCTGCGCGAGGAGATCGCGGCCGGCCGGGCGCGGGCCGCGCACGCCGCCGCGCGCGTGGGCGCCGGGATCGCCGCGCTCGGCACGGCGCCGCCCAAGGTCGTCCCGACCCTCTCCCCCGGCGACAGGTACCTCGCCATCAACCGCGAGTTCGCGCTCACGGCGCGCGAGCAGCTCACGTGCGGCTGCCACGTGCACGTGGGGGTCGAGGACGACGAGGAGGGCGTCGCCGTCCTCGACCGCATCGGCCCGTGGCTGCCCGTGCTCCTGGCCCTGACGGCCAACTCGCCGTTCTGGAACGGCGAGGACAGCGGCTACGCGAGCTTCCGTTCCCAGGTCTGGAACCGCTGGCCGACGGCGGGCCCGGTCGCGCCGCTCGGCTCGGCGGCGGCCTACCACCAGCTCGTCGAGGAGCTCATCGCGACGGGCACCGTGCTCGACCCGGGCATGGTCTACTTCGACGCCCGACTCTCGGCGCGCTACCCGACCGTCGAGGTCCGCATCGCCGACGTGTGCCTCCAGGCGGACGACGCCACGCTCCTGGCCGCCCTCGTGCGCGGGCTCGTCGAGACGGCGGCGCGCGACGCCGCCTCCGGGACGCCCACGCCGACCACGCGCGTCGAGCACCTGCGCGGCGCCTCGTGGCGGGCGGCGCGCTCGGGGCTGCGCGGCCAGCTGGTCAGCCCGACGACGTCCCGCCCGGTGCCCGCCGCGGCCGCGGTCGCCGAGCTGGTCGACCACGTGCGGGAGGCGCTGCGCGACGCGGGCGACGAGGAGGCCGTGACGGAGCTGCTGGAGGGCCCGTGGCGGCGCGGGACCGGTGCGACGCGGCAGCGGGCGTGGTTCGCCGAGAGCGCCGACCACGGTCACGTGGTGCGGCGCGCCGCGGCCCTGACCGTGCGCTGA
- a CDS encoding SDR family oxidoreductase, producing the protein MSVDAAVTDRPLAVVTGASSGIGRALADDLAERGHDLVLCAEDAELAVAAEQLARRAGVVPVRTDLATSDGVEQLVAAISATGRPVAVLALNAGVGLGGAFVGSDLTAQLRVVHLDVVSTVHLAHRLLPGMVAQGAGRVLVTSSVAATMPGPWNATYAASKAFVQSFAEAVRRELAGTGVTVTALQPGPTDTEFFDRSGMDETLLGRGPRTDAATVARKGLDALFAGKDHVVVSAMGATQAGLSRVLPERARAAVHGAMAKPRGDDADDAPARGTPDAPQEGS; encoded by the coding sequence GTGAGCGTCGACGCGGCGGTCACCGACCGTCCGCTGGCGGTCGTCACGGGCGCCTCGAGCGGCATCGGGCGCGCGCTGGCCGACGACCTGGCGGAGCGCGGCCACGACCTCGTCCTGTGCGCCGAGGACGCCGAGCTGGCGGTCGCCGCGGAGCAGCTCGCCCGGCGCGCGGGCGTCGTTCCCGTGCGCACCGACCTGGCGACGTCCGACGGCGTCGAGCAGCTCGTCGCCGCGATCTCGGCGACCGGGCGGCCGGTCGCCGTCCTCGCCCTCAACGCCGGGGTGGGCCTCGGCGGGGCCTTCGTCGGGTCCGACCTGACCGCGCAGCTGCGCGTGGTGCACCTGGACGTGGTCTCGACGGTGCACCTCGCGCACCGCCTGCTCCCCGGGATGGTCGCGCAGGGCGCGGGCCGGGTGCTGGTCACCTCGTCCGTCGCCGCGACCATGCCCGGCCCGTGGAACGCCACGTACGCGGCGTCCAAGGCCTTCGTGCAGTCGTTCGCCGAGGCGGTCCGCCGCGAGCTCGCCGGCACGGGGGTCACCGTGACGGCGCTGCAGCCGGGCCCGACGGACACGGAGTTCTTCGACCGCTCCGGCATGGACGAGACGCTGCTCGGGCGCGGGCCCAGGACCGACGCCGCCACCGTCGCGCGCAAGGGGCTCGACGCCCTGTTCGCCGGCAAGGACCACGTCGTCGTCTCGGCGATGGGCGCCACCCAGGCGGGCCTGTCCCGTGTGCTGCCCGAGCGCGCACGCGCGGCGGTGCACGGTGCCATGGCCAAGCCACGGGGCGACGACGCGGACGACGCACCGGCACGCGGGACCCCCGACGCCCCGCAGGAGGGGTCATGA
- the larB gene encoding nickel pincer cofactor biosynthesis protein LarB: MAEAVPDGGAPAAWSPPAALDAFVRLDHDRARRRGFAEAVLCEPKTVDQVAAIAREVGDRGARTLFTRATPEQAAAVLEALPDAHHDPVARVVAWPARPPAPSGGHVVVLAAGTSDLPVAAEAALTAQHLGRATSLVVDVGVAGLHRVLEHLELLRAARVVVVAAGMDGALPGVVAGLVSAPVVAVPTSVGYGAAFQGVAPLLTMLTACAPGVAVVNIDNGYGAGHLAAQIAAPQPA, translated from the coding sequence GTGGCTGAGGCCGTGCCGGACGGCGGCGCCCCGGCGGCCTGGTCGCCGCCCGCCGCGCTGGACGCCTTCGTGCGCCTCGACCACGACCGGGCGCGGCGCCGCGGCTTCGCGGAGGCGGTGCTGTGCGAGCCGAAGACCGTGGACCAGGTCGCCGCGATCGCGCGCGAGGTCGGCGACCGGGGGGCGCGCACGCTGTTCACGCGCGCGACGCCGGAGCAGGCCGCCGCCGTCCTGGAGGCGCTGCCGGACGCGCACCACGACCCGGTCGCGCGGGTCGTGGCCTGGCCGGCGCGTCCGCCCGCGCCGAGCGGCGGGCACGTCGTGGTGCTGGCGGCCGGCACGTCGGACCTCCCGGTCGCCGCCGAGGCGGCCCTCACGGCCCAGCACCTGGGCCGGGCGACGAGCCTGGTCGTGGACGTCGGGGTGGCGGGGCTGCACCGCGTGCTCGAGCACCTGGAGCTGCTGCGCGCCGCCCGCGTCGTGGTCGTCGCCGCCGGGATGGACGGCGCTCTGCCGGGCGTGGTGGCGGGACTGGTCAGCGCGCCGGTCGTGGCCGTGCCGACGTCGGTCGGCTACGGCGCCGCCTTCCAGGGTGTGGCCCCCCTGCTGACCATGCTCACCGCGTGCGCCCCGGGTGTCGCCGTCGTCAACATCGACAACGGCTACGGCGCCGGGCACCTCGCGGCGCAGATCGCGGCGCCCCAGCCGGCCTGA
- the larC gene encoding nickel pincer cofactor biosynthesis protein LarC, with amino-acid sequence MTTIWIDASAGVAGDMLLGALVDAGAPLPALQEAVDAVVPGAVALRVEQVRRAGLRAAKVHVDVLVEDPPHRTWSTIRGLLAAADLPEEVRSRAGATFERLADAEGRVHGVPAAEVHFHEVGALDAIADVVGTAAGLAALGAERVVVSPVALGSGTVRAHHGVLPVPAPAVLELSRGWAVLAGGDGELATPTGLALVTALAGSSGPLPAMTVTGSGIGAGTRDTPHRANVVRVVLGDESPAAAEAAGAPTSAVLLEANVDDLDPRVWPEVLTELLGRGALDAWLSPVVMKKGRPAHTLHVLSGHDGADALADVVLEHTSTLGVRRSSVQREVLERAWVPVDVQDGTVRVKVGHRDGRVLQAMPEFDDVVALAHGSGRPVAVVLAAARAAAHAAGLVAGASWPR; translated from the coding sequence GTGACGACGATCTGGATCGATGCGTCCGCCGGCGTGGCCGGCGACATGCTGCTCGGCGCGCTGGTGGACGCCGGCGCCCCGCTGCCGGCGCTGCAGGAGGCGGTCGACGCCGTCGTGCCCGGCGCCGTGGCGCTGCGCGTGGAGCAGGTCCGGCGCGCCGGGCTGCGCGCGGCCAAGGTGCACGTGGACGTGCTCGTGGAGGACCCGCCGCACCGGACCTGGTCCACGATCCGCGGGCTGCTCGCCGCGGCCGACCTGCCCGAGGAGGTCCGGTCCCGTGCCGGGGCGACGTTCGAGCGGCTCGCCGACGCCGAGGGGCGCGTGCACGGGGTCCCCGCCGCCGAGGTCCACTTCCACGAGGTCGGCGCCCTCGACGCGATCGCCGACGTCGTCGGCACGGCGGCCGGCCTGGCCGCCCTCGGTGCGGAGCGTGTCGTCGTCTCCCCCGTCGCCCTGGGCTCGGGCACCGTCCGGGCGCACCACGGCGTGCTGCCCGTGCCCGCCCCGGCGGTGCTCGAGCTGTCCCGTGGGTGGGCCGTGCTCGCGGGCGGCGACGGCGAGCTCGCGACGCCGACGGGCCTGGCGCTGGTCACCGCGCTGGCCGGGTCGTCCGGCCCGCTGCCGGCGATGACCGTCACCGGCAGCGGCATCGGCGCCGGCACGCGCGACACGCCGCACCGCGCCAACGTCGTGCGCGTCGTGCTCGGCGACGAGTCACCCGCGGCGGCCGAGGCCGCCGGCGCCCCGACCTCCGCCGTGCTCCTCGAGGCGAACGTCGACGACCTCGACCCGCGCGTGTGGCCCGAGGTGCTCACCGAGCTGCTCGGCCGGGGCGCCCTGGACGCCTGGCTCAGTCCCGTCGTGATGAAGAAGGGGCGACCCGCGCACACGCTCCACGTGCTCAGCGGGCACGACGGCGCCGACGCCCTGGCCGACGTCGTGCTCGAGCACACGTCCACCCTCGGCGTGCGTCGCTCCTCGGTGCAGCGGGAGGTCCTGGAGCGCGCCTGGGTGCCGGTCGACGTCCAGGACGGCACGGTGCGCGTCAAGGTCGGCCACCGCGACGGGCGGGTGCTGCAGGCGATGCCCGAGTTCGACGACGTGGTGGCGCTGGCGCACGGGTCCGGCCGGCCGGTCGCGGTCGTCCTGGCCGCGGCGCGCGCGGCCGCCCACGCCGCAGGCCTGGTCGCCGGCGCCTCCTGGCCCCGGTGA
- a CDS encoding DUF2231 domain-containing protein: MTHATTTSTDTGASPGAPRPPMVGVARAIEDDSRLDGAVRALRPLGEALVADEGRRDLLLGRQMGHALHPLLTDAPIGAWMSAVVLDLVGGEESRAAAQRLVGLGILTAVPTALTGMAEWAHTDERSARVGVVHAAGNSLALGLFSASWLARRRGRHGRGRALGLVGVAAVAAGGFLGAHLAIARNVSSRDAAFAESLPPAQRVGATPATDAVVA, translated from the coding sequence ATGACGCACGCAACGACGACGTCGACCGACACGGGAGCCTCCCCCGGCGCCCCCCGGCCCCCGATGGTGGGCGTGGCCCGCGCGATCGAGGACGACTCCCGCCTCGACGGCGCGGTACGGGCGCTGCGGCCGCTCGGCGAGGCGCTGGTCGCGGACGAGGGCAGGCGCGACCTGCTGCTCGGCCGGCAGATGGGCCACGCGCTGCACCCGCTGCTCACCGACGCGCCCATCGGCGCCTGGATGTCCGCGGTCGTCCTCGACCTGGTGGGCGGCGAGGAGTCGCGCGCGGCCGCACAGCGGCTGGTGGGACTCGGCATCCTCACGGCGGTGCCCACCGCCCTGACGGGGATGGCCGAGTGGGCGCACACCGACGAGCGCAGCGCCCGCGTCGGGGTCGTGCACGCCGCCGGCAACTCGCTCGCGCTCGGGCTCTTCTCCGCCTCCTGGCTCGCGCGCCGCCGGGGCCGGCACGGCCGGGGACGCGCGCTCGGGCTCGTCGGGGTCGCCGCCGTGGCGGCCGGCGGGTTCCTCGGCGCCCACCTCGCCATCGCGCGCAACGTGTCCAGCCGCGACGCGGCGTTCGCCGAGTCGCTGCCCCCGGCCCAGCGGGTCGGGGCGACGCCCGCGACCGACGCCGTCGTCGCCTGA
- a CDS encoding CsbD family protein, whose product MGLDDKIANAAEGLGGKAKQATGGATGDRELEAEGRGDQKKADLKQAGEKVKDAFRKD is encoded by the coding sequence ATGGGACTGGACGACAAGATCGCCAACGCCGCCGAGGGTCTGGGCGGCAAGGCCAAGCAGGCGACCGGCGGGGCCACGGGCGACCGCGAGCTCGAGGCGGAGGGCCGCGGCGACCAGAAGAAGGCCGACCTCAAGCAGGCCGGCGAGAAGGTCAAGGACGCGTTCCGCAAGGACTGA
- the larE gene encoding ATP-dependent sacrificial sulfur transferase LarE yields the protein MHAPVDRPGTRWADPLGPDDRGAVEHVSAALRRAVPSGRLGVAFSGGVDSSVVLGLAVRALGAERVVAVLGVSPSLAADERTAAHDVARAVGAPVVEVRTHEGENPEYRRNGPDRCFFCKDELFARIGDEVVEAHGLTAVAYGENADDARRPDRPGSRAATSHAVLRPLADAGLDKQAVRRVARALRLPSADKPAAPCLASRIPHFEEVTPDKLAQVEAAEAALRRVGLGDLRVRHHGDVARLEVPAEQVVAVASEPLRGEVLRAVRSAGFRFVALDLAGVQSGAFTLPLVTARGGGDHRG from the coding sequence ATGCACGCACCGGTGGACCGGCCCGGCACCCGCTGGGCGGACCCGCTGGGCCCGGACGACCGCGGCGCCGTGGAGCACGTCTCCGCGGCGCTGCGGCGCGCCGTGCCCTCCGGTCGCCTCGGCGTCGCCTTCTCCGGAGGCGTCGACTCGTCGGTGGTCCTGGGCCTGGCCGTCCGGGCGCTCGGGGCCGAGCGGGTCGTGGCCGTGCTCGGCGTCTCCCCGAGCCTCGCGGCGGACGAGCGCACCGCGGCGCACGACGTCGCGCGCGCCGTCGGTGCGCCCGTGGTCGAGGTCCGCACGCACGAGGGCGAGAACCCGGAGTACCGCCGCAACGGACCGGACCGGTGCTTCTTCTGCAAGGACGAGCTCTTCGCGCGCATCGGTGACGAGGTGGTCGAGGCCCACGGGCTGACGGCCGTCGCGTACGGGGAGAACGCCGACGACGCCCGCCGGCCCGACCGCCCCGGCTCGCGCGCCGCGACGTCGCACGCCGTGCTGCGGCCCCTCGCGGACGCCGGGCTCGACAAGCAGGCCGTGCGGCGCGTGGCGCGAGCGCTGCGCCTGCCGTCGGCGGACAAGCCCGCCGCCCCGTGCCTCGCCTCGCGCATCCCGCACTTCGAGGAGGTCACGCCGGACAAGCTCGCGCAGGTGGAGGCCGCCGAGGCGGCACTGCGGCGGGTCGGGCTCGGCGACCTGCGCGTGCGGCACCACGGCGACGTCGCGCGGCTCGAGGTCCCGGCCGAGCAGGTCGTCGCCGTCGCCTCGGAGCCGTTGCGGGGCGAGGTCCTGCGCGCCGTGCGCTCGGCGGGGTTCCGCTTCGTCGCGCTCGACCTCGCGGGGGTGCAGTCGGGCGCCTTCACCCTGCCGCTCGTGACGGCGCGCGGGGGAGGGGACCACCGTGGCTGA
- a CDS encoding DUF72 domain-containing protein, protein MTGVHVGTSGWSYDHWHPELYPHGSAPHDRLGHYVSRFGTAELNASFYRWPTDRAFASWRRRLPEGFLLSVKAPRGLTHAKRLYAPEAWVGRIARGWHELGARRAVLLVQLPPTLERDDARLDWFLGRLPDWVRVAVEARHPSWHDDAVLALLERHGAAYCVMSGAGLPCVLRATAPFVYVRLHGPDHHHLYGGSYGEDDLRWWADRIGEWRAGGREVFAYFNNDGDANAVRNALRLRELVGG, encoded by the coding sequence GTGACGGGGGTCCACGTCGGCACGTCCGGCTGGAGCTACGACCACTGGCACCCGGAGCTGTACCCCCACGGGTCGGCGCCGCACGACCGCCTCGGTCACTACGTGTCGCGCTTCGGCACCGCCGAGCTCAACGCGAGCTTCTACCGGTGGCCGACGGACCGGGCCTTCGCCTCCTGGCGTCGGCGTCTGCCCGAGGGGTTCCTGCTCTCCGTCAAGGCCCCGCGCGGCCTGACGCACGCCAAGCGCCTGTACGCGCCCGAGGCGTGGGTCGGACGCATCGCCCGCGGCTGGCACGAGCTCGGGGCGCGCCGCGCCGTGCTGCTGGTCCAGCTGCCGCCCACCCTCGAGCGCGACGACGCCCGGCTCGACTGGTTCCTGGGCCGGCTGCCGGACTGGGTGCGGGTCGCGGTGGAGGCGCGGCACCCCAGCTGGCACGACGACGCCGTCCTCGCGCTGCTCGAGCGGCACGGCGCCGCGTACTGCGTGATGAGCGGTGCCGGCCTGCCGTGCGTGCTGCGGGCGACGGCGCCCTTCGTCTACGTCCGCCTGCACGGGCCCGACCACCACCACCTCTACGGCGGCTCGTACGGCGAGGACGACCTGCGGTGGTGGGCGGACCGCATCGGGGAGTGGCGCGCGGGCGGGCGCGAGGTCTTCGCCTACTTCAACAACGACGGCGACGCGAACGCGGTCCGCAACGCCCTGCGCCTCCGCGAGCTCGTCGGGGGGTGA
- a CDS encoding aldo/keto reductase codes for MALRDAGEVGAIGLAGGPVPEMARYLDLGVFDVLLVHNRWTLVDRSAGPLLDAAAERGMGVVNAAVHGGGILATGVTGEGPARYGYRTAPPEVVAAVDAMDRVCRDHGTDLATAALQFSLREPRVDATVVGMSRPARVAQTVAAASVELPDALFDDLDGLLPPPHAWLDAGWGR; via the coding sequence GTGGCCCTGCGCGACGCCGGGGAGGTCGGCGCGATCGGCCTGGCCGGCGGTCCCGTCCCCGAGATGGCGCGGTACCTCGACCTCGGCGTCTTCGACGTCCTCCTGGTGCACAACCGCTGGACGCTCGTCGACCGCAGCGCCGGACCCCTCCTGGACGCCGCCGCCGAGCGGGGGATGGGCGTGGTGAACGCCGCCGTGCACGGCGGCGGCATCCTGGCGACGGGCGTCACCGGCGAGGGGCCCGCCCGGTACGGCTACCGCACCGCGCCGCCCGAGGTGGTGGCGGCGGTCGACGCCATGGATCGGGTCTGCCGCGATCACGGCACCGACCTGGCGACCGCGGCCCTGCAGTTCTCGCTGCGCGAGCCCCGCGTCGACGCGACAGTGGTGGGCATGAGCCGCCCCGCCCGGGTGGCGCAGACGGTCGCGGCCGCGTCGGTCGAGCTGCCCGACGCGCTCTTCGACGACCTCGACGGTCTCCTGCCCCCGCCGCACGCGTGGCTCGACGCCGGCTGGGGGCGCTGA
- a CDS encoding ATP-binding protein gives MRFPADPAWISRSRRAVTREAQEAGASGHALRIVALLTSEAVANAVVHGPSDGEVSVDVLAHDGVLRVGVHDQSTRLPVRREVQVTAHGGRGVMLIDRLSRRWGVDRDPDGKTVWFEVSL, from the coding sequence GTGAGGTTCCCTGCCGACCCCGCGTGGATCTCGCGGTCGCGCCGCGCCGTCACGCGTGAGGCGCAGGAGGCGGGCGCGTCGGGCCACGCGCTGCGGATCGTGGCGCTGCTGACGTCCGAGGCGGTGGCCAACGCGGTCGTCCACGGGCCGTCCGACGGCGAGGTCAGCGTCGACGTGCTGGCCCACGACGGCGTGCTGCGGGTCGGCGTCCACGACCAGAGCACGCGCCTGCCGGTGCGGCGCGAGGTGCAGGTGACCGCCCACGGCGGCCGTGGCGTGATGCTCATCGACCGGCTCTCGCGGCGCTGGGGCGTGGACCGGGACCCCGACGGCAAGACGGTGTGGTTCGAGGTCAGCCTCTAG